The genomic window CCCTCGACGATGCCACGGCAGCCACGTACACCACGTCCGCCGCGACCCGGGAGATGACCGATGCCAGATACACCGTGGAGGTGACCAGCCCCTCCGGTTCGGTCACCAGCTCTCCGGCTGTCCTCACCGTGGCCTACGGCCCCACCATCAAGGTCCAGCCCGCGACCGAGAACGTCCTCTCCCCCGCCCCGGCCACCTTCCGGGTGGAGGCGGAGGGCAATCCGCTCGCCTACCAGTGGAACCGCAACGGCACGCCCATCGTCGGCGCCACCTCGGCCTCCTGGACCATCCCCGCCAGCACCATCGCCATGAACGGGGACCTCTTCACCGTCACCGTCTCCTGCGCGGGAACGTCCGTCACCAGCGCCCCGGCCGCCCTGAACGTCACGAGCGTCCCGGTGATCACCACCCAGCCCCTGGGCCGGAGCCTTCCGGCGGGGACGGCGTTCACCCTCTCGGTCGAGGCCGTGGGGCTGCCCAACCTCCTCGCCTACCAGTGGAACAGGAATGGCGAGGCTCTGCCCGGGGCCACCGCCGCCAGCTACACCGTCGACAGGGCCACCGCGGAGGACAGCGGCAGCTACACGGTGACCGTGACCAACGGAGCGGGGTCCACCGAAAGCCAGAAGGCCATCGTCCAGGTCGCCGCGGGCTACACGGTGTCCGGCACCGTGACGGCCGGGGGCGCCGGCGTCACGGGGGCCGTCCTCACCCTCGACACGAACCCGGCCAGGACCGCCACCACGGACTCCAGCGGAGTCTACACCCTCTCCCACGTGCCCCCCGGCTCCTACACCCTCACGCCCTCCATCCCCGCCTTCTCCTCGGTCTTCGCGCCCACCTCCCGGCCCGTCACGGTCGTCGCCGGCGATGTGGAGGCCAGCTTCACGGCCACCCTGGGCTACACCGTCTCCGGCGTCATCACGAATTCCGACCCCGATTCCGGCACCATCTACCTGACCCTCCGGCCCGCCGGGGAGGGCTTCGCCCTGGGCGAGGCCCACCTGGACCTGGCCGGTGGGCACGCCTTCGCCTTCAGGGGGGTGCCGCCGGGCACCTACACCCTTTCGGGCCGCGCCGACCTCTTCGACAAGGGCACGGTGAACGCCCACGACCCGTCCGGAACCCTGGCCGCACCCGTCACCGTGGCCGCGGCGAACGTGACAGGCCTCACCCTGCCCCTGGCGCCCGCCGTCCCGGACCTGTCCGCCCTGGCCGCCCCCGCCTTCTCGGTGAGCGCCATGGATTCCGGAGCCGTCATCGACTACCGGCCCGTCACCTCCGGGGGCGTCGAACAGCCCAGGTCCTACCAGCTGGACTGGAGCACCGACCCCGCCTTCGCCTCCCTTTCGGGGACGCGGCGGGTGACGCCCTCCCCCGCGCACCTCGTGGTGCTCTCGGGCGACTCGCTCGTCAACGGCACGACCTATCACGTCCGCATGAGGGGCCTGGGAGTCGCCTCCGCCACGGCCTGGTCCGCTTCCAGGGCAGTGACGGTGGGGGCCGGCACGGGCGCCTTCTCCGCCTCGGGCACGGTGAGCTTCGCCACGCCCCCCGAAGGCCCGCTCCTGGTGGGCCTGCGGGACCCCGCGACGGGCCGGGCCTGGATGACCCGGATCCAGGCCCCCGCGAGCCCCCAGGCCTTCGCGGTCAGCGGCGTCCCCGCCTCCACCCCGGGCGCCTTCGAGCTGGTGGCCTTCCTGGACCAGGACCTGAACGGCCTCCTCTCCCTCGGGGATCCCGCCCGGACCCTCCCCGCCGTCGTCGCCTCGGACCTGCGGGACCAGGCCCTGGTCCTGCCCTCGGCCTCCTGCACCGCGGCGGTCACCACGCGCCACGCCAGGTACGGGGACACGGAGACCTGCACTCTCCTCTTCACCGTGCGCGACGGCGCCAACCATGTGGCTTCGGCCCAGCTCTCCTCGGGCCCCAATCTGCCCATGCCCGCGAGCCTCGGCGCCGGCAACGGCGGCTCCGTGCTGACCTTCGAGGCCACCCCCACGGCCCGGCCCACCGCAGGGGACGCCTACACGATCGTCGTCAATTTCTACGATGGCACCACCGAGACCCTCACGGTCCAGGTCACCGGCGTCCTCGATGCCTTCCCGGAGCTGCAGGCGCCCGATCTCCAGGGCGCCGGCTCCCCCGGCGACCTGGAACCGGCCTTCGCCTGGGCGGCGCCGCTGGCGCCCCCCCCGTCCTACCACTACGACTTCACCCTGAAAGGCAGTGGGGTTTCCTGGACCGTCACCGGACTCCCTTCCACCACCACCACCCTCGACTGGTCCGTGGATCCCGGCGACTCCGCCAACACCGTCACCGGAGGCCTGACGGCGCGGGTCCCGTGCACCTGGACCCTGGCCCTGGTGGACGCGTCCGGAAACTCGGCGCAGGTGGTCCGGACCTACACCCCTTGACCTCCGTCCAGGTTATGGACCCATAAATATTCCGGAAGGCCGTGTCGGGTTTTGAGCGAGAATGAGAACCCATCTCGCTCAAAACCCGCCCTTCCGGAGAGTACATGAGTGGATCCAGCCAGCCCTTGAGGATCGTCACCGCCGCCGCCCTGTTCGATGGCCACGACGCCGCCATCAACCTCGTGCGGCGCCTCCTGGTGGCCCAGGGCGCCCAGGTCGTCCACCTGGGGCACAACCGGAGCGTGGCGGAGATCGCCAAGGCCGCGGTGGAGGAGGACGCCGACGCCGTGTGCGTGTCCTCCTACCAGGGCGGCCACATGGAGTTCTTCACCTACCTGGCAGCGAGCCTGCGGGCCATGGGCGCCGGCCACATCAAGGTCTTCGGCGGGGGCGGCGGCGTGATCATGCCCGAAGAGGCCCAGACCCTGGAGGCCTCCGGCGTGGAGAAGATCTACACCCCCGACGACGGGATGCTGCTGGGGGTGGAGGGCATGATCGCCGATCTCTTGGCGCGCGCCCGGAAGGGCCGCGGCCCGTCGGCCGCCCCCGGGGAGCGGCTCGCGCTCTCATGGCGCCTCACCGCGGCCCTGGCCGGTGCCGCCCCGGAGGGCGAAGCGCCCCGGGTCCCGGTGGTGGGCCTGACCGGCACCGGCGGGGCCGGCAAGAGCTCCCTCGCCGACGAGCTGGTGCGCCGGCTCCTCCTGGACTTCCCCGCCCTGAAGGTGGCGGTGCTGGCCATCGACCCCACCCGCAAGGCCTCGGGCGGCGCCCTGCTGGGAGACCGCCTGCGCATGGGGTCCACCGCCAGCGACCGGGTCTTCTTCCGCAGCGTGGCGGCCTCCGGGGACAGCTCGGCCATGGTGCGCGCCGGGGCCGGCCTCCTGAAGGGCTGGGCGGACCTGATCCTGGTGGAGACCAGCGGCATCGGCCAGGGCGACACCGAGATCCTGGAGATGGCCGACGTGCCGGTCTACGTCATGACCAGCGAGTTCGGCGCGGGCACGCAGCTCGAGAAGATCAACATGCTGGACTACGCCCGGCTGGTGGTGATCAACAAGTACGAGGACAAGCGGGCCGAGGACGCCCTGCAGGCGGTGCGCCGGCAGGTGCGGCGCAACCGGAACATCCCCGCCTCGGTTCCCGACGACCGGCTCCCGGTGTACGGCACCGCCGCCGGCCACTTCAACGACGCCGGGGTGGACCGGTTCTACCTGGACCTTCTGGCCCACCTGCGGGAGGCCTTCGGGCTCGACCTGCAATCGGCCTTGCCGGACCCGGGGCCCGCGGCGTTCTCCTGCGAAAGGGCGGCGCCCATCGTGCCCTTCGAAAGGGGCAAGTACCTCCAGGAGATCGTGAAGGCGGTGAGGGACTACCGGCACCACACCGAGGGCCTCGCAGCCCGCGCGGACCGTCTCCAGGCGCTCGAAGGCGCCTGCGCGGCCATGGCCGAGGCCCCCGAGGCCCTGAAGGCCGAGGCGGCCAGGGCCAGGAAGGACCTGGGGGAGGGCGTCGCGCTGCTGGAGCGGTGGAGCCGCCTCAAGGCGGCCTACGCCGGGGAGACCTTCACCTACCGGGTGCGGGACCGGGACGTCCACGTGCCCCTGACCGTCACGTCCCTGTCGGGCACCCAGGTGCGCAAGGTGGAGCTGCCGCGCACGGACCGGGCCGGGGACATCATCCGGTTCCTCCGGCAGGAGAACGTGCCCGGGAGCTTCCCCTACACGGCCGGAGCCTTCCCCTTCCGCCGCACCGACGA from Geothrix sp. 21YS21S-2 includes these protein-coding regions:
- a CDS encoding immunoglobulin domain-containing protein; its protein translation is MLNAFETRFLTALLLGLLIHCGGGRTDVPLTPLEPLVTSQPQDQAVKAPASATFAATVSGNPAPTYQWTLDGVPIPGATSNTYTTPGTDSSMTGRAYALVATNSLGSVTSAPAVLTVTGPPVVTAQPAAITVRVGERATFTVAAAGAGGLTYRWSRDGSALDDATAATYTTSAATREMTDARYTVEVTSPSGSVTSSPAVLTVAYGPTIKVQPATENVLSPAPATFRVEAEGNPLAYQWNRNGTPIVGATSASWTIPASTIAMNGDLFTVTVSCAGTSVTSAPAALNVTSVPVITTQPLGRSLPAGTAFTLSVEAVGLPNLLAYQWNRNGEALPGATAASYTVDRATAEDSGSYTVTVTNGAGSTESQKAIVQVAAGYTVSGTVTAGGAGVTGAVLTLDTNPARTATTDSSGVYTLSHVPPGSYTLTPSIPAFSSVFAPTSRPVTVVAGDVEASFTATLGYTVSGVITNSDPDSGTIYLTLRPAGEGFALGEAHLDLAGGHAFAFRGVPPGTYTLSGRADLFDKGTVNAHDPSGTLAAPVTVAAANVTGLTLPLAPAVPDLSALAAPAFSVSAMDSGAVIDYRPVTSGGVEQPRSYQLDWSTDPAFASLSGTRRVTPSPAHLVVLSGDSLVNGTTYHVRMRGLGVASATAWSASRAVTVGAGTGAFSASGTVSFATPPEGPLLVGLRDPATGRAWMTRIQAPASPQAFAVSGVPASTPGAFELVAFLDQDLNGLLSLGDPARTLPAVVASDLRDQALVLPSASCTAAVTTRHARYGDTETCTLLFTVRDGANHVASAQLSSGPNLPMPASLGAGNGGSVLTFEATPTARPTAGDAYTIVVNFYDGTTETLTVQVTGVLDAFPELQAPDLQGAGSPGDLEPAFAWAAPLAPPPSYHYDFTLKGSGVSWTVTGLPSTTTTLDWSVDPGDSANTVTGGLTARVPCTWTLALVDASGNSAQVVRTYTP
- the icmF gene encoding fused isobutyryl-CoA mutase/GTPase IcmF, which translates into the protein MSGSSQPLRIVTAAALFDGHDAAINLVRRLLVAQGAQVVHLGHNRSVAEIAKAAVEEDADAVCVSSYQGGHMEFFTYLAASLRAMGAGHIKVFGGGGGVIMPEEAQTLEASGVEKIYTPDDGMLLGVEGMIADLLARARKGRGPSAAPGERLALSWRLTAALAGAAPEGEAPRVPVVGLTGTGGAGKSSLADELVRRLLLDFPALKVAVLAIDPTRKASGGALLGDRLRMGSTASDRVFFRSVAASGDSSAMVRAGAGLLKGWADLILVETSGIGQGDTEILEMADVPVYVMTSEFGAGTQLEKINMLDYARLVVINKYEDKRAEDALQAVRRQVRRNRNIPASVPDDRLPVYGTAAGHFNDAGVDRFYLDLLAHLREAFGLDLQSALPDPGPAAFSCERAAPIVPFERGKYLQEIVKAVRDYRHHTEGLAARADRLQALEGACAAMAEAPEALKAEAARARKDLGEGVALLERWSRLKAAYAGETFTYRVRDRDVHVPLTVTSLSGTQVRKVELPRTDRAGDIIRFLRQENVPGSFPYTAGAFPFRRTDEDPKRQFAGEGGPERTNRRFHFLCQGDASRRLSTAFDSVTLYGEDPHERPDIYGKVGESGVSIATLDDMKTLFRGFDLCDPNTSVSMTINGPAPVILAMFFNAAIDQQLEKGIDRETTLRNLRGTVQADILKEDQAQNTCIFSIEFALRMMGDMQAFLIAHGMRNYYSVSVSGYHIAEAGANPVAQLAFTLANGFTLVEYYLSRGMAIDDIAPSLSFFFSSGLDPEYSVLGRVARRIWAIALRDVYGASDKNQKLKYHIQTSGRSLHLKEMKFNDIRTTLQALTALLDNCNSLHTNAYDEALTTPTEESVRLAMAIQLILTKEWGVYWNENALQGSYFFSHLTDEVEEAVLEEFSRLNGRGGVLRAMETQYQRFRIQEQSLLYETRKHSGELPVVGVNTFVREEEPGAEPRPVSRATPEEKDDRLRALRAFQELHAAEAGPALERLRDQVRRGGNLFDVLMDTVRVASLGQITSVLYEMGGKYRRSM